In a genomic window of Methylophaga thalassica:
- the waaF gene encoding lipopolysaccharide heptosyltransferase II codes for MAGRNPNKKILIVGPSWVGDMVMAQSLFIALKQQDPAVIIDVLAMDWTRPLLQRMPEVNNAISMPISHGIFAWKMRGELGLSLRDKHYDQAIVLPNSWKSALIPWFAKIPVRTGWRGEYRYGLLNDARKLDKKALPMMVQRFVALAHPASQSQIKPTYQAPLMIGEPPNEVINPKRQSVQQKRLILCPGAEFGPAKQWPTSHYAALADSFLTSGWQVLILGSKADISTADEIVSLCRDKSDNLISLAGQTQLEEAIDLLGTADYVVSNDSGLMHIAAALQVPLVVVYGPTSPAFTPPLANNANIIQIDIDCSPCFKRTCPLGHHNCMKQLSVESVIEQIKTTK; via the coding sequence ATGGCGGGAAGGAACCCCAATAAAAAGATCTTAATTGTCGGTCCATCTTGGGTGGGTGACATGGTCATGGCACAGTCACTTTTTATTGCGCTAAAGCAACAAGATCCAGCGGTTATCATTGATGTCCTCGCGATGGACTGGACACGACCATTGTTGCAGCGTATGCCTGAAGTTAACAACGCCATCAGTATGCCAATATCTCATGGTATCTTTGCTTGGAAAATGCGTGGAGAATTAGGCCTGTCGCTGCGTGATAAACATTACGATCAGGCGATTGTTTTACCCAACTCATGGAAATCAGCGCTTATTCCCTGGTTTGCCAAAATCCCTGTAAGAACCGGTTGGCGTGGCGAATATCGTTATGGCTTACTAAATGATGCCCGAAAACTGGACAAAAAAGCTTTACCGATGATGGTTCAGCGCTTTGTTGCTTTGGCACATCCAGCATCACAGTCACAGATAAAACCGACTTATCAAGCACCGTTGATGATTGGTGAGCCCCCAAATGAAGTCATTAATCCTAAACGCCAGTCTGTTCAGCAAAAACGACTTATCCTTTGTCCTGGTGCAGAATTTGGGCCAGCCAAACAATGGCCGACATCGCATTATGCAGCGCTAGCAGACTCTTTTCTTACGTCAGGATGGCAAGTATTAATTCTTGGCTCCAAGGCGGATATCAGCACGGCAGACGAAATCGTCAGTCTTTGTCGGGATAAGTCTGATAATTTAATCAGCCTTGCTGGTCAGACACAGTTAGAAGAAGCCATAGACTTATTAGGCACTGCAGATTACGTTGTTTCCAATGATTCAGGCTTAATGCATATTGCTGCGGCGTTACAGGTGCCATTAGTAGTAGTTTATGGTCCAACATCACCCGCATTCACTCCCCCCTTAGCCAACAACGCTAATATCATCCAGATTGATATAGACTGTAGCCCATGCTTTAAACGCACCTGCCCTCTGGGGCATCATAACTGTATGAAACAACTTTCTGTTGAAAGTGTTATTGAACAAATAAAAACAACAAAATGA
- a CDS encoding ZIP family metal transporter — protein sequence MELLIWIIVFSLVGGLLSVVVASSFLLLPEKHRTLAVPHLVSFAIGAMLGASFLGLIPHAIEHEYAIDAHAIGLTLLLGLLSFFALEKMVLWRHCHTHHGHEHIPELDRPDHHGGHHHNHKHKSAGPLILIGDTIHNFVDGILITAAFLTDVHLGVVTALAIAAHEIPQELGDFVILLHSGFSRKKALYYNIMSSLGTLAGALIGYFALSGMQHFLPYVLLVAASSFIYVAVADLIPGLHEKVKPIESLQQISLIALGVVFIYIAHSTLH from the coding sequence ATGGAATTACTCATCTGGATCATTGTTTTTAGTCTGGTAGGCGGACTTTTGAGCGTTGTTGTGGCTTCATCGTTTTTATTATTGCCTGAAAAACATCGCACACTGGCCGTGCCACACCTTGTTAGTTTTGCGATAGGCGCGATGCTCGGCGCTTCTTTCTTGGGTTTAATTCCACATGCTATTGAGCATGAGTATGCCATTGATGCGCATGCTATCGGTTTAACATTACTTCTCGGTTTACTCAGTTTTTTTGCACTAGAGAAAATGGTGTTATGGCGACACTGCCATACTCATCATGGTCATGAACATATCCCTGAACTGGACAGACCCGATCATCATGGTGGTCATCACCATAATCACAAGCATAAATCGGCTGGCCCGTTAATTCTGATTGGCGATACGATACATAACTTTGTGGATGGTATCTTAATCACCGCAGCGTTTCTGACTGACGTACATCTTGGGGTGGTCACCGCCTTAGCTATTGCAGCTCATGAAATCCCACAAGAATTGGGCGACTTTGTCATTTTATTACACAGTGGATTTAGCCGAAAAAAAGCCCTCTATTACAATATCATGTCGAGTTTAGGCACATTAGCCGGCGCGTTAATTGGTTACTTTGCGTTATCCGGTATGCAGCATTTCCTGCCTTATGTTCTGCTGGTTGCCGCATCCAGCTTCATTTATGTGGCTGTTGCCGATTTAATTCCTGGCCTGCACGAAAAGGTCAAACCTATTGAATCTTTACAGCAAATCAGTTTGATTGCTCTCGGTGTCGTGTTTATTTATATCGCTCATAGCACATTACATTAG
- the pgeF gene encoding peptidoglycan editing factor PgeF: MVRKTLEFITPDWTMPDHIQAYTTTRKGGISPSPYDSFNIANHVNDTPENVEKNRAALSSLLKLPASPLWLQQTHSTQVINSQDWQEGIEADAIYANQTNHVCAIMTADCLPLLLSNVSGTEIAAIHAGWRGLADGIIEKTLAQFDAAAEHIYAWLGPAIGPEKFEVGLDVYEAFISHDPMAEVAFQQIDDSHFLADIYQLARLRLRQYGVSQLFGGNYCTMTDASRFFSYRRDGETGRMVSLIWISDK, from the coding sequence ATGGTTAGAAAAACGCTGGAATTTATTACGCCAGACTGGACCATGCCCGACCATATTCAGGCATACACAACAACCAGAAAGGGCGGTATCAGCCCTAGCCCATACGATAGCTTTAATATTGCCAATCACGTCAACGATACGCCTGAGAATGTGGAAAAAAACCGCGCGGCACTTAGCTCTCTCCTAAAACTGCCAGCCTCCCCGCTATGGCTGCAACAAACACACAGCACTCAGGTAATTAATAGTCAGGATTGGCAGGAAGGCATCGAAGCGGATGCGATTTACGCTAATCAAACCAATCATGTCTGCGCGATTATGACCGCTGACTGTCTGCCACTATTGCTCAGTAATGTATCTGGTACTGAAATTGCCGCAATACATGCAGGCTGGCGAGGTTTAGCCGATGGCATTATTGAAAAAACCTTAGCGCAATTTGATGCTGCCGCAGAACATATTTATGCCTGGTTGGGGCCAGCCATCGGTCCGGAAAAGTTCGAAGTTGGCTTAGATGTATATGAGGCATTTATCAGTCACGATCCGATGGCTGAAGTCGCTTTTCAGCAAATCGATGACAGTCACTTCTTAGCCGATATCTATCAACTCGCCCGCCTGAGATTGAGACAGTATGGTGTCTCGCAATTATTCGGTGGCAATTATTGTACGATGACTGACGCTTCCCGTTTTTTCTCCTATCGACGGGATGGAGAGACTGGTCGTATGGTTTCGCTTATCTGGATCAGCGATAAATAA